In the genome of Drosophila pseudoobscura strain MV-25-SWS-2005 chromosome 3, UCI_Dpse_MV25, whole genome shotgun sequence, one region contains:
- the cora gene encoding protein 4.1 homolog isoform X2: MPAEIKPSAPAEPETPTKSKPKSNSSTFSKAALARVTLLDGSILDVTIDRKAKGRDLVNSICAGLNIIEKDYFGLTYETPTDLRTWLDLEKPVAKFFRTDPWPLSFAVKFYPPEPSQLQEDITRYHLCLQVRNDILEGRLPCTFVTHALLGSYLVQSEMGDYDAKDMPTRAYLKDFKIAPNQTPELEEKVMDLHKTHKGQSPAEAELHYLENAKKLAMYGVDLHPAKDSEGVDIMLGVCASGLLVYRDKLRINRFAWPKILKISYKRHHFYIKIRPGEFEQYESTIGFKLANHRAAKKLWKSCVEHHTFFRLMTPEPDNKSTMFPRFGSKYRYKGRTQYETRATPVDRTAPKFDRTLSGARLTSRSMDALAMAEKEKVARKSSTLDHRGDRADRGNDADAHSRSPIKNKKDKLIRQSSTGTGSASSQSSLEGDYEPRIEAADAGSAEIELSPQVQDEEKEAKLREKKLKEKEEKERKEKEKRDLDEKKRAEKAAKAAAAAAAAAAAAAGSGVNGNDELNDSNKSDKSGRRGVGIFSSGRKSKSGSPSKDGKDKSGKDKDKEVGRLGLVVTSGLGEQEQDEANKNAAKNRGSATPGVTRPYEYAVGADGNTSPTRKSYTPGGFRYDQDPNAKNLGADGQEQLSPTSQQKKIGLAFNYAPGNENALKETAEKLKAGQLSPRTQDKLNRGQLSPKSRAKLLQDGNLSPTTRAKLQGSAVDAAAVPLSDAQKRSYSPTKGPQGYSSGAPGSYKPISDPTSDFLESQRYNKEPGYVGLGDAGATGAAGAAGAGGAKKPGSPTKTGPGVVAGAGAGAAAGAAATAAAAAAAKPKKKRVKIMVITSKYDPATKRIDAENGTIEHSTGILDPATGRIDTKYGVIDPKKGTLEALNTKTGKKELFQGDVDIKTGNLHLVSGVADPKTGRLDDTLGQIVCITPQDNPVVELTVITSRIDPATGKIDTVNGEVERSLGVLNLDTGLLDTKYGEINTRTGELKAIDPKSGKIVVSKNVKVDPGTGQITILGVIDPKTNKIDTSQGRLIEVGQQIDPIVEVTSLAGKFDSKKNIIDAKTAQVETSGGQFDPKAGKIDTKYGQIDLVKHTITFNDPKSGKTVTRDIKIEPATGQIVLKNQINPKNNKPDKDYARIISLRIVQQRVDPATKAPIAQVSAAKDKDIIVDPKSNQIWVPTGASDPSTKEQQYISSSVDPKTGYVITIYGYLDPKTNEIKKQTKLDPNTIKIEPTSGKIYTATGEVDKATGEPLYAATQVDPESGEVYTKLARVDPKTGKIVIVRILLISKTDERGRPEEIDPETCEIDPVSGRVLKFFNKTVYVYNMIDPVTGEIVQVDPNDPRFAGARTTVTHTMTLTGEIDPVTGRIKSEYGDIDPNTGDIDPATAVTDPVTGKLILNYAQIDPSHFGKQAQVQTTTETVPITRQQFFDGVKHIGKGALRRDSEGSSEDDMTQQYGSDTVKDIVLSSPSQAGASSKLGKPVSTPTVVKTTTKQVLTKNNDGVTHNVEEEVRNLGTGEVTFSTQEHKADATPTDLSGAYVTATAVTTRTATTHEDLGKNAKTEQLEEKTVATTRTHDPTKQQQRVVTQEVKTTATVTSGDQYQRRDSVSSTSSGDSGTPIDGPYDGSSVVRTDNQKSPLYSSSATTTTGPHVESTRVVLGEDTPGYSGHGEIISTQTVSSKTRTVETITYKTERDGIVETRVEQKITIQSDGDPIDHDKALAEAIQEATAMNPDMTVEKIEIQQQTQ; this comes from the exons ATGCCAGCGGAAATTAAACCGTCCGCGCCCGCTGAGCCGGAAACGCCGACCAAGAGCAAGCCAAAGAGCAACTCGTCGACGTTCTCAAAGGCCGCTCTAGCCCGCGTTACCCTCCTCGATGGGTCCATTCTGGACGTGACCATTGAT cggaAGGCCAAGGGTCGCGACTTGGTGAACTCCATCTGTGCCGGCCTGAACATCATTGAGAAGGATTACTTCGGTCTGACCTATGAGACCCCCACAGACCTGCGCACTTGGCTGGACTTGGAGAAGCCCGTGGCGAAGTTCTTTCGCACAGACCCGTGGCCCCTGTCGTTTGCCGTGAAGTTCTATCCCCCGGAGCCGTCGCAGCTGCAGGAAGACATCACGCGCTACCACCTGTGCCTGCAGGTGCGCAACGACATCCTGGAGGGCAGGCTGCCATGCACCTTTGTCACCCACGCTCTGCTCGGCTCGTATCTGGTCCAGTCGGAGATGGGCGACTACGATGCCAAGGATATGCCCACTCGCGCCTATCTGAAAGACTTCAAAATTGCTCCCAATCAAACGCCGGAGCTCGAGGAAAAAGTCATGGACTTGCACAAGACCCACAA GGGCCAATCGCCTGCCGAGGCTGAGTTGCATTACCTGGAAAACGCCAAGAAGCTGGCCATGTACGGCGTGGACCTGCACCCGGCCAAGGACTCCGAGGGAGTGGACATTATGCTGGGCGTCTGTGCCTCCGGTTTGCTGGTCTACCGCGACAA ACTGCGCATCAACCGCTTCGCTTGGCCCAAGATCTTGAAGATCTCGTACAAGCGTCACCACTTCTACATCAAGATACGACCGGGCGAATTCGAGCAGTACGAATCGACCATTGGTTTTAAGCTTGCCAACCATCGGGCCGCCAAAAAGCTGTGGAAGTCCTGTGTGGAGCATCACACCTTCTTCCGCCTGATGACGCCAGAGCCGGACAATAAGTCCACCATGTTCCCCAGGTTCGGGTCGAAGTACCGCTACAAGGGACGCACCCAATACGAGACTAGGGCCACGCCCGTGGACCGTACGGCGCCCAAGTTTGACCGAACCCTATCGGGGGCGCGCCTCACGTCGCGCAGCATGGACG CGCTCGCCATGGCCGAGAAGGAAAAGGTGGCTCGGAAGAGCAGCACCCTGGACCATAGAGGAGACCGGGCTGACCGAGGAAATGATGCGGACGCGCACAGCCGCAGTCCCATAAAGAACAAGAAGGACAAG TTAATACGCCAATCGAGCACCGGCACAGGTTCGGCCTCCTCGCAGAGCTCCCTCGAGGGTGACTACGAGCCCCGCATCGAGGCGGCCGACGCAGGCTCCGCCGAGATCGAACTGTCGCCCCAAGTTCAG GACGAGGAGAAGGAGGCCAAGCTCCGAGAGAAGAAGCTCAAGGAGAAGGAAGAGAAAGAAcgcaaggagaaggagaagagaGATCTGGATGAGAAGAAGAGGGCAGAGAAGGCGGCCaaggcagccgcagccgctgctgctgctgccgctgccgctgcagggTCGGGAGTCAATG GCAACGACGAGCTGAACGACTCCAACAAGTCCGACAAGTCCGGCAGACGT GGCGTTGGCATATTCTCCTCGGGTCGCAAGAGCAAGAGCGGTTCACCATCGAAGGATGGCAAGGACAAGTCCGGAAAGGACAAGGACAAAGAAGTGGGTCGACTTGGTCTGGTAGTTACTTCGGGTCTCGGCGAGCAGGAACAGGATGAGGCCAACAAAAATGCCGCCAAGAATCGCGGTTCGGCGACTCCCGGCGTCACACGTCCCTATGAGTACGCCGTGGGTGCCGACGGCAACACTAGCCCCACACGCAAATCCTACACACCGGGCGGCTTCCGCTACGACCAGGATCCCAATGCCAAGAACCTTGGTGCCGATGGTCAAGAGCAGCTGTCGCCGACGTCACAGCAGAAGAAGATCGGCTTGGCCTTCAACTATGCTCCGGGCAACGAGAATGCCCTGAAGGAGACGGCCGAGAAGCTCAAAGCTGGACAGCTGTCACCCCGCACCCAGGACAAGCTGAACCGCGGCCAACTGTCGCCCAAGTCCAGGGCCAAGCTCCTGCAAGACGGCAATCTATCGCCAACTACCAGAGCCAAGCTCCAGGGCAGTGCTGTGGATGCCGCCGCTGTACCCCTGAGCGATGCCCAGAAGCGCTCCTATTCCCCAACCAAGGGTCCTCAGGGCTACTCCTCCGGGGCACCGGGCAGCTATAAGCCCATATCTGATCCGACATCAGATTTCCTTGAGTCTCAGCGCTACAACAAGGAGCCTGGCTACGTGGGCTTGGGTGATGCTGGTGCGActggtgctgctggagctgctggtgctggaggTGCTAAGAAGCCTGGCTCGCCCACAAAAACTGGTCCTGGTGTGGTtgccggagcaggagcaggtgcagcagctggtgcagcagcaacagcagccgcagcagccgctgctAAGCCTAAGAAGAAGCGCGTGAAGATAATGGTCATTACCTCGAAGTATGATCCAGCTACAAAACGCATTGATGCCGAAAACGGAACGATTGAACACTCGACAGGGATCCTGGATCCAGCTACTGGACGTATCGATACCAAGTATGGTGTGATTGACCCAAAGAAGGGCACCTTGGAGGCCCTCAACACTAAGACGGGAAAGAAGGAGCTGTTCCAGGGCGATGTAGACATAAAAACGGGCAACCTGCACTTGGTTTCCGGTGTAGCAGATCCAAAGACTGGACGCCTTGATGACACGCTTGGCCAGATTGTGTGCATAACCCCGCAAGACAATCCGGTGGTGGAGCTGACGGTGATCACCAGCCGCATTGATCCCGCCACCGGCAAGATCGATACCGTCAACGGGGAGGTTGAGCGTTCTCTGGGAGTCCTGAATTTGGATACTGGCCTGCTGGATACCAAGTACGGAGAGATTAATACCCGCACGGGAGAACTGAAGGCCATCGATCCCAAGTCCGGAAAGATCGTGGTGAGCAAGAACGTCAAGGTCGATCCAGGCACTGGCCAGATCACCATTTTGGGTGTCATCGATCCTAAGACCAACAAGATTGATACCAGCCAAGGCCGCTTGATCGAAGTGGGCCAGCAAATCGACCCGATAGTGGAGGTCACCTCGCTGGCCGGCAAGTTCGATTCGAAGAAGAACATCATCGATGCAAAGACAGCTCAGGTGGAGACTTCCGGTGGTCAGTTCGACCCGAAGGCTGGCAAGATCGATACGAAGTACGGCCAGATCGATCTGGTTAAGCACACGATCACCTTCAACGACCCGAAGTCGGGTAAGACAGTGACGCGTGACATTAAGATCGAGCCTGCCACCGGCCAGATTGTGCTGAAGAACCAGATCAACCCCAAGAACAACAAGCCGGACAAGGACTATGCCAGGATAATCTCGCTGAGGATCGTGCAGCAGCGCGTAGATCCCGCAACTAAGGCACCCATTGCACAGGTCAGCGCCGCCAAGGACAAAGACATCATTGTGGATCCCAAGTCGAACCAGATCTGGGTGCCCACGGGTGCCAGCGATCCCAGCACCAAGGAGCAGCAATACATTTCCAGCAGCGTCGACCCGAAGACGGGCTACGTCATCACCATCTACGGCTACCTGGACCCCAAGACCAACGAGATCAAGAAACAGACCAAGCTAGACCCCAACACGATCAAGATCGAGCCCACTTCTGGAAAGATTTACACTGCCACCGGCGAGGTGGACAAGGCCACGGGTGAACCGCTGTACGCCGCCACTCAGGTGGATCCAGAGTCCGGCGAGGTGTACACGAAGCTGGCTCGCGTAGACCCCAAGACCGGAAAGATCGTCATCGTTCGCATCCTGCTCATTTCCAAGACCGATGAGCGCGGTCGCCCAGAGGAGATCGACCCAGAGACCTGCGAGATCGATCCCGTCTCCGGGCGTGTTCTTAAGTTCTTCAACAAAACCGTTTACGTTTATAATATGATTGACCCGGTTACTGGTGAAATTGTGCAGGTCGACCCCAACGATCCCCGTTTCGCCGGAGCCCGCACCACTGTGACACATACGATGACCCTTACCGGCGAAATTGACCCCGTGACGGGTCGCATAAAGAGCGAGTACGGCGACATAGACCCCAACACGGGAGACATCGACCCGGCCACTGCCGTAACAGACCCGGTCACGGGAAAACTGATCCTCAACTACGCTCAGATCGATCCGTCCCACTTTGGCAAGCAGGCGCAAGTGCAGACCACCACAGAGACGGTGCCCATCACCCGTCAGCAGTTCTTCGATGGCGTCAAACACATTGGCAAGGGGGCACTGCGCCGTGACTCCGAGGGCAGCTCGGAGGACGATATGACCCAGCAATATGGCAGCGATACAGTCAAAGACATTGTGCTAAGCAGTCCAAGCCAGGCGGGCGCCAGCTCCAAGCTGGGGAAGCCAGTGAGCACGCCCACCGTAGTGAAGACGACAACGAAACAGGTGCTGACCAAGAACAACGACGGCGTCACACACaatgtggaggaggaggtccGAAACCTGGGCACGGGCGAAGTGACCTTCTCGACACAGGAACACAAG GCTGATGCAACACCAACCGATCTGAGCGGCGCTTATGTCACGGCCACCGCTGTCACCACCCGCACAGCCACCACGCACGAGGATCTGGGCAAGAACGCCAAGAccgagcagctggaggagaagaCCGTCGCCACCACACGCACGCACGACCCCACCAAGCAACAACAGCGCGTCGTCACCCAGGAGGTGaagacgacggcgacggtAACCAGCGGCGACCAG TATCAGAGACGGGACAGCGTTTCCTCGACCAGCTCGGGCGATTCGGGCACGCCCATCGATGGACCATATGATGGTTCTAGTGTGGTGCGCACAGACAACCAG AAATCTCCGCTTTACTCGAGCTCCGCGACCACAACCACTGGCCCCCATGTGGAGAGCACCCGGGTGGTGCTTGGCGAGGACACACCCGGATACTCGGGACACGGCGAAATCATCTCTACCCAGACCGTGAGCAGTAAAACCCGCACTGTGGAAACCATTACC TACAAAACCGAACGCGATGGGATTGTTGAGACCCGTGTGGAACAGAAGATCACCATTCAATCCGACGGAGATCCGATCGATCATGACAAAGCTTTGGCAGAGGCAATACAA GAAGCGACGGCCATGAACCCGGACATGACAGTCGAGAAGATTGAaattcaacaacaaacacaGTAG
- the cora gene encoding protein 4.1 homolog isoform X5 produces MPAEIKPSAPAEPETPTKSKPKSNSSTFSKAALARVTLLDGSILDVTIDRKAKGRDLVNSICAGLNIIEKDYFGLTYETPTDLRTWLDLEKPVAKFFRTDPWPLSFAVKFYPPEPSQLQEDITRYHLCLQVRNDILEGRLPCTFVTHALLGSYLVQSEMGDYDAKDMPTRAYLKDFKIAPNQTPELEEKVMDLHKTHKGQSPAEAELHYLENAKKLAMYGVDLHPAKDSEGVDIMLGVCASGLLVYRDKLRINRFAWPKILKISYKRHHFYIKIRPGEFEQYESTIGFKLANHRAAKKLWKSCVEHHTFFRLMTPEPDNKSTMFPRFGSKYRYKGRTQYETRATPVDRTAPKFDRTLSGARLTSRSMDALAMAEKEKVARKSSTLDHRGDRADRGNDADAHSRSPIKNKKDKDEEKEAKLREKKLKEKEEKERKEKEKRDLDEKKRAEKAAKAAAAAAAAAAAAAGSGVNGNDELNDSNKSDKSGRRGVGIFSSGRKSKSGSPSKDGKDKSGKDKDKEVGRLGLVVTSGLGEQEQDEANKNAAKNRGSATPGVTRPYEYAVGADGNTSPTRKSYTPGGFRYDQDPNAKNLGADGQEQLSPTSQQKKIGLAFNYAPGNENALKETAEKLKAGQLSPRTQDKLNRGQLSPKSRAKLLQDGNLSPTTRAKLQGSAVDAAAVPLSDAQKRSYSPTKGPQGYSSGAPGSYKPISDPTSDFLESQRYNKEPGYVGLGDAGATGAAGAAGAGGAKKPGSPTKTGPGVVAGAGAGAAAGAAATAAAAAAAKPKKKRVKIMVITSKYDPATKRIDAENGTIEHSTGILDPATGRIDTKYGVIDPKKGTLEALNTKTGKKELFQGDVDIKTGNLHLVSGVADPKTGRLDDTLGQIVCITPQDNPVVELTVITSRIDPATGKIDTVNGEVERSLGVLNLDTGLLDTKYGEINTRTGELKAIDPKSGKIVVSKNVKVDPGTGQITILGVIDPKTNKIDTSQGRLIEVGQQIDPIVEVTSLAGKFDSKKNIIDAKTAQVETSGGQFDPKAGKIDTKYGQIDLVKHTITFNDPKSGKTVTRDIKIEPATGQIVLKNQINPKNNKPDKDYARIISLRIVQQRVDPATKAPIAQVSAAKDKDIIVDPKSNQIWVPTGASDPSTKEQQYISSSVDPKTGYVITIYGYLDPKTNEIKKQTKLDPNTIKIEPTSGKIYTATGEVDKATGEPLYAATQVDPESGEVYTKLARVDPKTGKIVIVRILLISKTDERGRPEEIDPETCEIDPVSGRVLKFFNKTVYVYNMIDPVTGEIVQVDPNDPRFAGARTTVTHTMTLTGEIDPVTGRIKSEYGDIDPNTGDIDPATAVTDPVTGKLILNYAQIDPSHFGKQAQVQTTTETVPITRQQFFDGVKHIGKGALRRDSEGSSEDDMTQQYGSDTVKDIVLSSPSQAGASSKLGKPVSTPTVVKTTTKQVLTKNNDGVTHNVEEEVRNLGTGEVTFSTQEHKADATPTDLSGAYVTATAVTTRTATTHEDLGKNAKTEQLEEKTVATTRTHDPTKQQQRVVTQEVKTTATVTSGDQYQRRDSVSSTSSGDSGTPIDGPYDGSSVVRTDNQKSPLYSSSATTTTGPHVESTRVVLGEDTPGYSGHGEIISTQTVSSKTRTVETITYKTERDGIVETRVEQKITIQSDGDPIDHDKALAEAIQEATAMNPDMTVEKIEIQQQTQ; encoded by the exons ATGCCAGCGGAAATTAAACCGTCCGCGCCCGCTGAGCCGGAAACGCCGACCAAGAGCAAGCCAAAGAGCAACTCGTCGACGTTCTCAAAGGCCGCTCTAGCCCGCGTTACCCTCCTCGATGGGTCCATTCTGGACGTGACCATTGAT cggaAGGCCAAGGGTCGCGACTTGGTGAACTCCATCTGTGCCGGCCTGAACATCATTGAGAAGGATTACTTCGGTCTGACCTATGAGACCCCCACAGACCTGCGCACTTGGCTGGACTTGGAGAAGCCCGTGGCGAAGTTCTTTCGCACAGACCCGTGGCCCCTGTCGTTTGCCGTGAAGTTCTATCCCCCGGAGCCGTCGCAGCTGCAGGAAGACATCACGCGCTACCACCTGTGCCTGCAGGTGCGCAACGACATCCTGGAGGGCAGGCTGCCATGCACCTTTGTCACCCACGCTCTGCTCGGCTCGTATCTGGTCCAGTCGGAGATGGGCGACTACGATGCCAAGGATATGCCCACTCGCGCCTATCTGAAAGACTTCAAAATTGCTCCCAATCAAACGCCGGAGCTCGAGGAAAAAGTCATGGACTTGCACAAGACCCACAA GGGCCAATCGCCTGCCGAGGCTGAGTTGCATTACCTGGAAAACGCCAAGAAGCTGGCCATGTACGGCGTGGACCTGCACCCGGCCAAGGACTCCGAGGGAGTGGACATTATGCTGGGCGTCTGTGCCTCCGGTTTGCTGGTCTACCGCGACAA ACTGCGCATCAACCGCTTCGCTTGGCCCAAGATCTTGAAGATCTCGTACAAGCGTCACCACTTCTACATCAAGATACGACCGGGCGAATTCGAGCAGTACGAATCGACCATTGGTTTTAAGCTTGCCAACCATCGGGCCGCCAAAAAGCTGTGGAAGTCCTGTGTGGAGCATCACACCTTCTTCCGCCTGATGACGCCAGAGCCGGACAATAAGTCCACCATGTTCCCCAGGTTCGGGTCGAAGTACCGCTACAAGGGACGCACCCAATACGAGACTAGGGCCACGCCCGTGGACCGTACGGCGCCCAAGTTTGACCGAACCCTATCGGGGGCGCGCCTCACGTCGCGCAGCATGGACG CGCTCGCCATGGCCGAGAAGGAAAAGGTGGCTCGGAAGAGCAGCACCCTGGACCATAGAGGAGACCGGGCTGACCGAGGAAATGATGCGGACGCGCACAGCCGCAGTCCCATAAAGAACAAGAAGGACAAG GACGAGGAGAAGGAGGCCAAGCTCCGAGAGAAGAAGCTCAAGGAGAAGGAAGAGAAAGAAcgcaaggagaaggagaagagaGATCTGGATGAGAAGAAGAGGGCAGAGAAGGCGGCCaaggcagccgcagccgctgctgctgctgccgctgccgctgcagggTCGGGAGTCAATG GCAACGACGAGCTGAACGACTCCAACAAGTCCGACAAGTCCGGCAGACGT GGCGTTGGCATATTCTCCTCGGGTCGCAAGAGCAAGAGCGGTTCACCATCGAAGGATGGCAAGGACAAGTCCGGAAAGGACAAGGACAAAGAAGTGGGTCGACTTGGTCTGGTAGTTACTTCGGGTCTCGGCGAGCAGGAACAGGATGAGGCCAACAAAAATGCCGCCAAGAATCGCGGTTCGGCGACTCCCGGCGTCACACGTCCCTATGAGTACGCCGTGGGTGCCGACGGCAACACTAGCCCCACACGCAAATCCTACACACCGGGCGGCTTCCGCTACGACCAGGATCCCAATGCCAAGAACCTTGGTGCCGATGGTCAAGAGCAGCTGTCGCCGACGTCACAGCAGAAGAAGATCGGCTTGGCCTTCAACTATGCTCCGGGCAACGAGAATGCCCTGAAGGAGACGGCCGAGAAGCTCAAAGCTGGACAGCTGTCACCCCGCACCCAGGACAAGCTGAACCGCGGCCAACTGTCGCCCAAGTCCAGGGCCAAGCTCCTGCAAGACGGCAATCTATCGCCAACTACCAGAGCCAAGCTCCAGGGCAGTGCTGTGGATGCCGCCGCTGTACCCCTGAGCGATGCCCAGAAGCGCTCCTATTCCCCAACCAAGGGTCCTCAGGGCTACTCCTCCGGGGCACCGGGCAGCTATAAGCCCATATCTGATCCGACATCAGATTTCCTTGAGTCTCAGCGCTACAACAAGGAGCCTGGCTACGTGGGCTTGGGTGATGCTGGTGCGActggtgctgctggagctgctggtgctggaggTGCTAAGAAGCCTGGCTCGCCCACAAAAACTGGTCCTGGTGTGGTtgccggagcaggagcaggtgcagcagctggtgcagcagcaacagcagccgcagcagccgctgctAAGCCTAAGAAGAAGCGCGTGAAGATAATGGTCATTACCTCGAAGTATGATCCAGCTACAAAACGCATTGATGCCGAAAACGGAACGATTGAACACTCGACAGGGATCCTGGATCCAGCTACTGGACGTATCGATACCAAGTATGGTGTGATTGACCCAAAGAAGGGCACCTTGGAGGCCCTCAACACTAAGACGGGAAAGAAGGAGCTGTTCCAGGGCGATGTAGACATAAAAACGGGCAACCTGCACTTGGTTTCCGGTGTAGCAGATCCAAAGACTGGACGCCTTGATGACACGCTTGGCCAGATTGTGTGCATAACCCCGCAAGACAATCCGGTGGTGGAGCTGACGGTGATCACCAGCCGCATTGATCCCGCCACCGGCAAGATCGATACCGTCAACGGGGAGGTTGAGCGTTCTCTGGGAGTCCTGAATTTGGATACTGGCCTGCTGGATACCAAGTACGGAGAGATTAATACCCGCACGGGAGAACTGAAGGCCATCGATCCCAAGTCCGGAAAGATCGTGGTGAGCAAGAACGTCAAGGTCGATCCAGGCACTGGCCAGATCACCATTTTGGGTGTCATCGATCCTAAGACCAACAAGATTGATACCAGCCAAGGCCGCTTGATCGAAGTGGGCCAGCAAATCGACCCGATAGTGGAGGTCACCTCGCTGGCCGGCAAGTTCGATTCGAAGAAGAACATCATCGATGCAAAGACAGCTCAGGTGGAGACTTCCGGTGGTCAGTTCGACCCGAAGGCTGGCAAGATCGATACGAAGTACGGCCAGATCGATCTGGTTAAGCACACGATCACCTTCAACGACCCGAAGTCGGGTAAGACAGTGACGCGTGACATTAAGATCGAGCCTGCCACCGGCCAGATTGTGCTGAAGAACCAGATCAACCCCAAGAACAACAAGCCGGACAAGGACTATGCCAGGATAATCTCGCTGAGGATCGTGCAGCAGCGCGTAGATCCCGCAACTAAGGCACCCATTGCACAGGTCAGCGCCGCCAAGGACAAAGACATCATTGTGGATCCCAAGTCGAACCAGATCTGGGTGCCCACGGGTGCCAGCGATCCCAGCACCAAGGAGCAGCAATACATTTCCAGCAGCGTCGACCCGAAGACGGGCTACGTCATCACCATCTACGGCTACCTGGACCCCAAGACCAACGAGATCAAGAAACAGACCAAGCTAGACCCCAACACGATCAAGATCGAGCCCACTTCTGGAAAGATTTACACTGCCACCGGCGAGGTGGACAAGGCCACGGGTGAACCGCTGTACGCCGCCACTCAGGTGGATCCAGAGTCCGGCGAGGTGTACACGAAGCTGGCTCGCGTAGACCCCAAGACCGGAAAGATCGTCATCGTTCGCATCCTGCTCATTTCCAAGACCGATGAGCGCGGTCGCCCAGAGGAGATCGACCCAGAGACCTGCGAGATCGATCCCGTCTCCGGGCGTGTTCTTAAGTTCTTCAACAAAACCGTTTACGTTTATAATATGATTGACCCGGTTACTGGTGAAATTGTGCAGGTCGACCCCAACGATCCCCGTTTCGCCGGAGCCCGCACCACTGTGACACATACGATGACCCTTACCGGCGAAATTGACCCCGTGACGGGTCGCATAAAGAGCGAGTACGGCGACATAGACCCCAACACGGGAGACATCGACCCGGCCACTGCCGTAACAGACCCGGTCACGGGAAAACTGATCCTCAACTACGCTCAGATCGATCCGTCCCACTTTGGCAAGCAGGCGCAAGTGCAGACCACCACAGAGACGGTGCCCATCACCCGTCAGCAGTTCTTCGATGGCGTCAAACACATTGGCAAGGGGGCACTGCGCCGTGACTCCGAGGGCAGCTCGGAGGACGATATGACCCAGCAATATGGCAGCGATACAGTCAAAGACATTGTGCTAAGCAGTCCAAGCCAGGCGGGCGCCAGCTCCAAGCTGGGGAAGCCAGTGAGCACGCCCACCGTAGTGAAGACGACAACGAAACAGGTGCTGACCAAGAACAACGACGGCGTCACACACaatgtggaggaggaggtccGAAACCTGGGCACGGGCGAAGTGACCTTCTCGACACAGGAACACAAG GCTGATGCAACACCAACCGATCTGAGCGGCGCTTATGTCACGGCCACCGCTGTCACCACCCGCACAGCCACCACGCACGAGGATCTGGGCAAGAACGCCAAGAccgagcagctggaggagaagaCCGTCGCCACCACACGCACGCACGACCCCACCAAGCAACAACAGCGCGTCGTCACCCAGGAGGTGaagacgacggcgacggtAACCAGCGGCGACCAG TATCAGAGACGGGACAGCGTTTCCTCGACCAGCTCGGGCGATTCGGGCACGCCCATCGATGGACCATATGATGGTTCTAGTGTGGTGCGCACAGACAACCAG AAATCTCCGCTTTACTCGAGCTCCGCGACCACAACCACTGGCCCCCATGTGGAGAGCACCCGGGTGGTGCTTGGCGAGGACACACCCGGATACTCGGGACACGGCGAAATCATCTCTACCCAGACCGTGAGCAGTAAAACCCGCACTGTGGAAACCATTACC TACAAAACCGAACGCGATGGGATTGTTGAGACCCGTGTGGAACAGAAGATCACCATTCAATCCGACGGAGATCCGATCGATCATGACAAAGCTTTGGCAGAGGCAATACAA GAAGCGACGGCCATGAACCCGGACATGACAGTCGAGAAGATTGAaattcaacaacaaacacaGTAG